The proteins below come from a single Primulina huaijiensis isolate GDHJ02 unplaced genomic scaffold, ASM1229523v2 scaffold40641, whole genome shotgun sequence genomic window:
- the LOC140969308 gene encoding GDSL esterase/lipase At5g03810-like isoform X1 has translation MGFVTYMIGALVVVLLSVANGDPLVPALLIFGDSVVDVGNNNNMLTLIKANFPPYGRDFVSHRPTGRFSNGKLATDFTAEYLGFSSYPPAYLSEGARRGNNILNGVNFASAASGYYESTARLYRALTLRQQLAYYTEWQGRVVDLVGRAKADDIFSGAIHLISAGTSDFIQNYYINPILNTLFSTDRFSNSLIESYSNFIQNLYNLGARRIGVTSLPPTGCLPAAITLFGFGRNECVARLNRDAVAFNGKLNTTSQILRNRLPGLKIVVFDIYNPLLDMIVHPTDNGFFESRKACCGTGVLETSFLCNVRSVGTCSNATEYVFWDGFHPTQAANEKLAQSLLEQGFDLIG, from the exons ATGGGGTTCGTGACATACATGATAGGTGCACTTGTTGTTGTGCTGTTATCGGTTGCTAATGGGGATCCTCTGGTTCCGGCACTCTTAATCTTTGGGGATTCTGTGGTTGATGTGGGGAACAACAACAATATGCTAACCTTGATCAAGGCCAACTTCCCTCCTTATGGAAGAGATTTTGTTTCACACAGACCTACAGGAAGGTTCAGCAACGGAAAACTCGCCACGGACTTTACTG CGGAGTATCTTGGGTTCAGTTCATATCCACCGGCTTACCTTAGTGAAGGAGCTAGAAGGGGGAACAATATTCTCAATGGTGTCAACTTCGCCTCAGCTGCTTCGGGTTACTACGAGAGTACTGCACGCTTATAT CGGGCCTTGACGTTAAGGCAGCAGCTAGCATATTACACGGAGTGGCAGGGCCGAGTGGTGGACTTAGTAGGAAGGGCTAAAGCCGATGATATATTTTCTGGAGCAATTCATCTCATAAGCGCAGGGACGAGTGATTTCATTCAGAATTATTACATCAACCCAATTCTCAACACACTCTTCTCTACGGATCGCTTCTCAAACTCACTCATAGAATCATACTCTAACTTCATCCAG AATTTATACAATCTTGGTGCTAGAAGAATAGGAGTTACATCTCTACCACCTACAGGATGCTTGCCTGCAGCAATTACTTTGTTTGGATTTGGAAGAAACGAGTGTGTGGCGAGGCTTAACCGAGATGCCGTGGCATTTAACGGTAAACTAAATACCACATCTCAGATTTTGAGGAATAGGCTTCCTGGattgaagattgttgttttTGACATCTACAATCCTCTGCTGGATATGATCGTTCACCCGACTGACAATG GATTTTTTGAATCAAGAAAGGCCTGCTGTGGGACAGGTGTGCTGGAAACATCATTTCTATGTAATGTGAGGTCTGTGGGGACATGCTCAAATGCCACAGAGTATGTTTTCTGGGATGGGTTCCATCCCACTCAAGCTGCGAATGAGAAATTGGCCCAGAGTTTACTTGAGCAAGGATTTGATCTCATAGGGTAA
- the LOC140969308 gene encoding GDSL esterase/lipase At5g03810-like isoform X2 produces MGFVTYMIGALVVVLLSVANGDPLVPALLIFGDSVVDVGNNNNMLTLIKANFPPYGRDFVSHRPTGRFSNGKLATDFTAEYLGFSSYPPAYLSEGARRGNNILNGVNFASAASGYYESTARLYRALTLRQQLAYYTEWQGRVVDLVGRAKADDIFSGAIHLISAGTSDFIQNYYINPILNTLFSTDRFSNSLIESYSNFIQNLYNLGARRIGVTSLPPTGCLPAAITLFGFGRNECVARLNRDAVAFNGFFESRKACCGTGVLETSFLCNVRSVGTCSNATEYVFWDGFHPTQAANEKLAQSLLEQGFDLIG; encoded by the exons ATGGGGTTCGTGACATACATGATAGGTGCACTTGTTGTTGTGCTGTTATCGGTTGCTAATGGGGATCCTCTGGTTCCGGCACTCTTAATCTTTGGGGATTCTGTGGTTGATGTGGGGAACAACAACAATATGCTAACCTTGATCAAGGCCAACTTCCCTCCTTATGGAAGAGATTTTGTTTCACACAGACCTACAGGAAGGTTCAGCAACGGAAAACTCGCCACGGACTTTACTG CGGAGTATCTTGGGTTCAGTTCATATCCACCGGCTTACCTTAGTGAAGGAGCTAGAAGGGGGAACAATATTCTCAATGGTGTCAACTTCGCCTCAGCTGCTTCGGGTTACTACGAGAGTACTGCACGCTTATAT CGGGCCTTGACGTTAAGGCAGCAGCTAGCATATTACACGGAGTGGCAGGGCCGAGTGGTGGACTTAGTAGGAAGGGCTAAAGCCGATGATATATTTTCTGGAGCAATTCATCTCATAAGCGCAGGGACGAGTGATTTCATTCAGAATTATTACATCAACCCAATTCTCAACACACTCTTCTCTACGGATCGCTTCTCAAACTCACTCATAGAATCATACTCTAACTTCATCCAG AATTTATACAATCTTGGTGCTAGAAGAATAGGAGTTACATCTCTACCACCTACAGGATGCTTGCCTGCAGCAATTACTTTGTTTGGATTTGGAAGAAACGAGTGTGTGGCGAGGCTTAACCGAGATGCCGTGGCATTTAACG GATTTTTTGAATCAAGAAAGGCCTGCTGTGGGACAGGTGTGCTGGAAACATCATTTCTATGTAATGTGAGGTCTGTGGGGACATGCTCAAATGCCACAGAGTATGTTTTCTGGGATGGGTTCCATCCCACTCAAGCTGCGAATGAGAAATTGGCCCAGAGTTTACTTGAGCAAGGATTTGATCTCATAGGGTAA